Proteins from a genomic interval of Mycolicibacterium grossiae:
- the orn gene encoding oligoribonuclease has protein sequence MRDELVWIDCEMTGLDLGSDRLIEIAALVTDAELNVLGDGIDVVIHADDEALDGMVEVVATMHRKSGLTEEVRTSTVDLETAEKLVLDYVREHVKQPKTAPLCGNSIATDRGFIARDMPALDDYLHYRMIDVSSIKELCRRWYPRIYFGQPEKGLAHRALADIHESIRELQYYRRTAFVAPPGPATSDIAAVAAELGPPGAKDSAPGASSG, from the coding sequence GTGCGTGACGAACTGGTGTGGATCGACTGCGAGATGACCGGCCTGGATCTGGGGTCCGATCGGCTCATCGAGATCGCGGCGCTGGTGACCGATGCCGAGCTGAACGTGCTCGGCGACGGCATCGACGTGGTGATCCACGCGGACGACGAGGCGCTCGACGGCATGGTCGAGGTGGTCGCCACGATGCACCGCAAGTCCGGACTCACCGAAGAGGTGCGGACGTCGACCGTGGATCTCGAGACCGCCGAGAAGCTCGTCCTGGACTACGTGCGCGAGCACGTCAAGCAGCCCAAGACGGCGCCGTTGTGCGGCAACTCCATCGCCACCGACCGCGGCTTCATCGCGCGCGACATGCCCGCGCTCGACGACTACCTGCACTACCGCATGATCGACGTCAGCTCGATCAAGGAGTTGTGCCGGCGGTGGTACCCGCGGATCTACTTCGGCCAGCCCGAGAAGGGCCTCGCGCACCGCGCCCTGGCCGACATCCACGAGTCGATCCGCGAGCTGCAGTACTACCGACGCACCGCATTCGTCGCGCCCCCCGGGCCCGCGACCAGCGACATCGCCGCCGTCGCGGCCGAACTTGGCCCCCCGGGAGCCAAGGATTCGGCTCCTGGGGCTTCGAGCGGCTAG
- a CDS encoding L,D-transpeptidase, translated as MPRVHTVARPVNRRRPTLLTAFVLVPAAVLALAGCSSDQEAAPQPQTITDKGTPFADLLVPKLTASVTDGAVGVTVDAPVTVSAEDGVLGAVTMTDADGEPVAGQLTKDGLQWSTTDPLDYNARYTLNAQSLGLGGVTSRSMTFQTHSPENLTMPYVLPNDGEVVGVGQPIAVRFDENIPNRAAAEKAITVTTNPPVEGAFYWLSNREVRWRPAEYWKPGTTVDVTVDTYGVDLGDGLFGQDNATTHFTIGDQVIAVADDDTKTLTVRRNGEVIKTMPISMGKNTTPTNNGVYIIGDRFSHLVMDSSTYGVPSNSPNGYRTEVDWATQMSYSGIYVHGAPWSVGSQGYSNVSHGCLNVSTSNAQWFYENTKRGDIVEVLNTVGSVLPGVDGLGDWNVPWEQWKAGNATV; from the coding sequence ATGCCGCGAGTCCATACCGTGGCCCGTCCCGTCAACCGTCGTCGCCCGACGCTGCTGACGGCGTTCGTCCTGGTGCCCGCCGCCGTACTCGCGCTGGCGGGATGCAGCAGCGACCAGGAGGCGGCGCCGCAGCCGCAGACGATCACCGACAAGGGCACGCCGTTCGCCGACCTGCTGGTGCCGAAGCTGACGGCATCGGTCACCGACGGTGCCGTCGGCGTCACCGTCGACGCGCCGGTCACGGTGAGCGCCGAGGACGGTGTCCTCGGCGCGGTCACGATGACCGACGCCGACGGCGAGCCCGTCGCGGGGCAGCTGACGAAGGACGGCCTGCAGTGGTCGACCACCGATCCGCTGGACTACAACGCCCGCTACACGCTCAACGCGCAGTCCCTGGGGCTCGGCGGCGTGACCAGTCGGTCCATGACGTTCCAGACGCACTCGCCCGAGAACCTCACGATGCCCTACGTGCTGCCCAACGACGGCGAGGTCGTCGGCGTCGGTCAGCCGATCGCCGTCCGCTTCGACGAGAACATCCCGAACCGCGCGGCGGCCGAGAAGGCGATCACCGTCACCACCAACCCGCCCGTGGAGGGCGCGTTCTACTGGCTGAGCAACCGCGAGGTGCGCTGGCGACCCGCCGAGTACTGGAAGCCCGGCACCACGGTCGACGTCACGGTCGACACCTACGGCGTCGACCTCGGCGACGGTCTGTTCGGCCAGGACAACGCCACCACCCACTTCACCATCGGTGACCAGGTGATCGCCGTCGCGGACGACGACACCAAGACGCTGACCGTGCGCCGCAACGGCGAGGTCATCAAGACGATGCCGATCTCCATGGGCAAGAACACCACGCCGACCAACAACGGCGTGTACATCATCGGCGACCGCTTCTCGCACCTGGTGATGGATTCGTCGACCTACGGCGTCCCGTCGAACTCGCCCAACGGCTACCGCACCGAGGTCGACTGGGCCACCCAGATGTCCTACAGCGGCATCTACGTCCACGGTGCGCCGTGGTCGGTCGGCAGCCAGGGATACAGCAACGTCAGCCACGGCTGCCTCAACGTGAGCACCAGCAACGCGCAGTGGTTCTACGAGAACACCAAGCGCGGCGACATCGTCGAGGTCCTCAACACCGTGGGATCCGTGCTGCCCGGGGTCGACGGTCTCGGTGACTGGAACGTCCCGTGGGAGCAGTGGAAGGCCGGCAACGCGACGGTCTGA